One part of the Arachidicoccus terrestris genome encodes these proteins:
- a CDS encoding AIR synthase related protein, with the protein MSLYTQRGVSAQKEEVHQAIQNLDQGLFPYAFCKMYPDYLGGDERYINIMHADGAGTKSILAYLYWKETGDLSVWEGISRDAVAMNLDDLLCVGIYDNILFSSTIDRNKTLIPGEVLQHIIKGNQDFFDQLKEYGVNIHYLGGETADVGDVARTIAVNGTMSARLPKSRVISNEKISAGQVIVGFGSSGQAVYEDQYNSGLGSNGLTSARHDVLGKYYAEKYPETFEPTLPSEVVYIGNQQVTDLIKIEGFGEIPAGKLLLSPTRTYAPLMKLLLEKHFGDISGAIHCSGGGQTKCMKYLPCNLKIVKDNLFDVPPIFELIRQNSGADDTEMYQVFNMGHRLEIFTGKAAAASMIEIAASLGIEAKIVGHTEAADTKSLHLKAPSGWITYKY; encoded by the coding sequence ATGAGTCTTTATACCCAACGTGGCGTATCTGCCCAGAAAGAAGAAGTACATCAGGCCATTCAAAATTTAGATCAAGGCCTGTTTCCCTATGCTTTTTGCAAAATGTATCCCGATTATTTAGGCGGTGATGAGCGTTATATCAATATTATGCATGCCGATGGAGCAGGTACCAAAAGTATCCTGGCTTATCTATATTGGAAAGAAACAGGAGATCTGAGCGTTTGGGAAGGTATTTCGAGAGATGCTGTGGCCATGAATCTGGATGATTTGCTTTGTGTGGGAATCTATGATAACATTTTATTTTCCTCCACAATTGACCGGAATAAGACGCTTATCCCTGGTGAGGTGCTGCAACATATTATCAAAGGTAATCAGGATTTCTTTGACCAATTAAAGGAATATGGAGTTAATATCCATTATCTAGGCGGCGAGACCGCTGATGTAGGAGATGTAGCCAGAACGATCGCTGTAAATGGAACAATGAGCGCCCGATTACCTAAATCCAGGGTGATCAGTAATGAAAAAATCTCAGCTGGTCAGGTTATAGTGGGATTTGGTTCCTCTGGGCAAGCTGTTTATGAGGATCAATACAATAGCGGCCTGGGTAGTAACGGGCTTACAAGCGCCCGTCATGATGTGCTGGGTAAGTATTATGCGGAAAAATACCCAGAGACCTTCGAACCCACGCTTCCAAGTGAAGTCGTTTATATTGGCAACCAACAAGTCACGGATCTGATCAAAATCGAAGGCTTTGGTGAAATTCCAGCAGGCAAACTCCTTCTATCCCCTACCAGAACCTATGCCCCCCTTATGAAACTTCTTCTGGAAAAACATTTTGGAGACATCAGCGGTGCCATTCATTGTAGCGGTGGCGGACAGACAAAATGCATGAAATATCTCCCTTGCAATCTGAAGATCGTGAAAGATAACTTATTCGATGTTCCTCCTATATTTGAATTAATTCGTCAGAACTCTGGCGCAGATGACACAGAAATGTATCAGGTTTTTAATATGGGCCATCGTCTGGAGATTTTTACCGGCAAGGCCGCTGCAGCGTCTATGATAGAGATTGCTGCCAGTCTGGGGATTGAAGCTAAAATTGTGGGCCATACCGAGGCTGCCGACACAAAAAGCCTGCATCTGAAAGCGCCATCCGGCTGGATAACGTATAAGTATTAA
- a CDS encoding TrmH family RNA methyltransferase encodes MISKNELKYIQSLYHKKTRDKEKVFIVEGPKMVAELLQSKFRPLKIWTSKEDWIQKYPSAPVELITPEELERASHLKTAHEILAMAAMPTPQKLPVTNDKLILALDGIRDPGNMGTLIRIADWFGVDAIVASEDSADIFNPKVVQATMGSLFRLPVYFTNLKTYLSRSQTTVYGALLDGTPLGSFPLPIPFKEGVLLIGNESTGIREEILPHITQAIKIPAFGQAESLNAAIAAAVLLGHLKIPATV; translated from the coding sequence ATGATCAGTAAAAATGAACTCAAATATATTCAAAGTTTATACCACAAAAAAACCAGGGACAAAGAAAAGGTATTTATCGTAGAAGGCCCGAAGATGGTAGCAGAACTTTTGCAAAGTAAGTTCAGGCCATTGAAGATCTGGACCAGCAAGGAAGACTGGATTCAAAAATACCCCAGTGCCCCTGTTGAACTAATCACTCCAGAAGAGCTGGAAAGAGCCAGTCACCTGAAAACAGCTCATGAGATTCTGGCGATGGCCGCTATGCCAACGCCTCAGAAGCTGCCGGTAACCAATGACAAACTGATACTTGCGTTAGATGGCATCCGCGATCCTGGTAATATGGGCACGCTGATCAGAATCGCCGACTGGTTTGGCGTTGATGCCATTGTAGCCTCTGAAGACTCTGCCGACATCTTCAATCCAAAAGTCGTTCAGGCGACCATGGGAAGCTTGTTCAGACTCCCCGTATACTTTACAAACCTGAAAACCTACCTTTCTCGCAGTCAGACCACTGTCTATGGTGCATTATTGGATGGCACCCCGCTGGGCAGCTTTCCACTTCCTATCCCTTTTAAAGAGGGGGTGCTGCTTATCGGCAATGAGTCTACGGGTATTCGCGAAGAAATACTGCCACACATTACCCAGGCCATTAAGATTCCCGCATTCGGCCAGGCAGAATCCCTCAATGCCGCTATTGCTGCTGCAGTCCTTTTGGGTCACCTAAAAATACCGGCCACTGTATAA
- a CDS encoding transketolase family protein, translated as MHLEDIKLQNEKETRAGFGDGIYEIAKENKDVVVLTADLAGSFKLGPFIKDFSDRYYEMGIAEANMMGTAAGLTIGGKIPYTTTFANFSTGRVYDQIRQSIAYSGKNVKICASHAGLTLGEDGATHQILEDIGMMKMLPGMTVINPCDYNQTKAATKAIASHNGPVYLRFHRPKWANFTTENGSDFVIGKAQLMAEGTDVSIFACGHLVWYAIEAARALKEKGISAEVINLHTIKPLDEEAVVRSIRKTGCAVTCEEHNIWGGLGESVAHVAGQYNPVPIEFIGTKDTFGESGKPVDLLDKYGLTPRFIVAAAEKVVERKKG; from the coding sequence ATGCATTTAGAAGATATTAAGCTTCAAAACGAAAAGGAAACCCGTGCGGGCTTTGGAGACGGCATCTATGAGATTGCTAAGGAAAATAAGGATGTTGTTGTCTTGACTGCTGATCTGGCCGGATCCTTCAAATTAGGCCCGTTTATCAAAGACTTTTCTGATCGCTACTATGAAATGGGGATTGCAGAGGCCAATATGATGGGCACTGCAGCCGGTCTGACTATTGGGGGTAAAATACCGTATACGACTACCTTCGCTAATTTTAGTACGGGACGTGTCTATGATCAGATTCGTCAGAGCATTGCCTATAGTGGCAAGAATGTTAAGATCTGTGCAAGCCATGCCGGTCTTACTTTAGGTGAAGACGGTGCGACCCACCAGATCCTGGAAGATATTGGTATGATGAAAATGCTGCCGGGGATGACTGTCATCAATCCTTGTGATTATAACCAAACAAAGGCTGCTACTAAAGCCATTGCCAGCCATAACGGCCCGGTATATCTGCGCTTTCACCGTCCTAAATGGGCTAATTTTACGACAGAAAACGGTAGTGACTTTGTTATTGGTAAAGCACAGTTAATGGCAGAAGGTACTGATGTATCGATTTTTGCCTGTGGGCATCTGGTATGGTATGCGATCGAAGCTGCACGAGCCTTGAAAGAAAAAGGGATCAGTGCAGAAGTAATTAATTTACATACGATTAAGCCTCTGGATGAAGAGGCGGTGGTTCGTTCGATCCGTAAAACGGGGTGTGCCGTTACTTGTGAAGAACATAATATTTGGGGTGGACTCGGAGAGTCCGTTGCTCATGTAGCCGGACAGTACAATCCTGTTCCTATTGAATTTATCGGAACAAAGGACACATTTGGTGAGAGTGGCAAGCCTGTTGACCTATTAGACAAATATGGATTGACGCCTAGATTTATTGTAGCGGCTGCTGAAAAGGTAGTTGAACGCAAAAAAGGCTAG
- the sufB gene encoding Fe-S cluster assembly protein SufB, translated as MANKEKDEDILEQISNQEYEFGFSTDIEMDVLPAGLNEDVIRFISQKKNEPEWLLQWRLKGLHTFERQPMPEWQNFEMPEIDFQGISYYAAPKKKKKLGSMDEVDPELLATFEKLGIPLNEQKILAGVEELEGEKPQVAVDAVFDSVSVATTFKAELSKLGIIFCSISEAVQEHPELVRKYLGTVVPYSDNKFASLNTAAFSDGSFVYIPKGVRCPMELSTYFRINTENTGQFERTLIIADEGAYVSYLEGCTAPKRDENQLHAAIVELIAMDNAEIKYSTVQNWFPGDKEGKGGIYNFVTKRGACRGKNSKISWTQVETGSAITWKYPSVILQGDNSVGEFYSVAVTKNKQIADTGTKIYHLGKNTRSRIISKGISAGFGQNSYRGLVQVGAKAEGARNFTQCDSLLIGDLCGAHTFPYIESKNNTATIEHEATTSKIGEDQIFYLNQRGIDTEQAVALIVNGYAREVLNQLPMEFAVEAQKLLSLTLEGSVG; from the coding sequence ATGGCGAATAAGGAAAAAGATGAGGATATATTAGAACAGATATCCAATCAGGAATATGAGTTCGGTTTTTCTACCGATATAGAGATGGATGTTTTGCCAGCCGGTTTAAACGAGGATGTCATCCGTTTTATTTCCCAGAAAAAAAATGAACCTGAGTGGTTGCTGCAATGGCGCCTGAAGGGACTACATACTTTCGAGCGTCAGCCGATGCCCGAATGGCAAAATTTTGAAATGCCTGAGATCGATTTTCAGGGGATTTCATACTATGCGGCACCCAAAAAGAAAAAGAAGCTCGGTAGCATGGATGAAGTAGATCCGGAATTACTGGCAACTTTTGAAAAACTAGGGATCCCCTTGAATGAGCAAAAGATTCTCGCGGGAGTAGAAGAACTGGAAGGCGAAAAACCACAGGTAGCCGTAGATGCAGTTTTTGACAGTGTTTCTGTTGCAACTACCTTCAAAGCTGAATTAAGTAAACTGGGCATTATTTTCTGTTCTATCAGTGAAGCTGTACAAGAGCATCCTGAATTGGTTCGTAAATATTTGGGAACAGTGGTTCCTTATTCTGATAATAAGTTCGCGTCCTTGAATACCGCGGCATTTTCTGACGGTTCCTTTGTCTACATCCCGAAAGGAGTACGCTGCCCGATGGAACTTTCCACTTATTTCAGGATCAATACCGAGAATACAGGTCAGTTTGAAAGAACGTTGATTATTGCTGATGAAGGCGCTTATGTCAGCTACCTGGAAGGTTGCACTGCACCAAAAAGAGATGAGAATCAACTACATGCAGCGATCGTCGAATTGATCGCCATGGATAATGCAGAAATCAAGTATTCTACGGTGCAGAACTGGTTTCCGGGTGATAAAGAAGGCAAAGGCGGTATTTATAATTTTGTAACCAAAAGAGGGGCCTGCAGAGGTAAAAATTCCAAGATTTCCTGGACGCAAGTCGAAACCGGGTCTGCTATTACTTGGAAATATCCTAGTGTTATTTTACAGGGAGACAACTCTGTCGGAGAGTTCTACTCAGTGGCGGTGACTAAGAACAAGCAGATCGCTGATACCGGTACTAAGATTTATCATTTAGGAAAGAACACCCGTAGCCGGATTATCTCTAAAGGTATTTCTGCCGGATTTGGACAAAACAGCTATCGTGGATTGGTCCAGGTCGGAGCGAAAGCAGAAGGTGCACGTAATTTTACGCAGTGCGATTCCCTTTTGATCGGAGATCTATGTGGTGCACATACTTTCCCATACATTGAGTCAAAAAATAATACGGCGACCATCGAACACGAGGCAACAACTTCCAAGATTGGTGAGGATCAGATTTTCTACCTGAACCAGAGAGGAATTGACACCGAACAGGCGGTTGCCCTGATCGTTAATGGTTATGCGAGAGAGGTGCTTAATCAGCTTCCCATGGAATTTGCTGTTGAAGCGCAAAAACTTCTTAGTCTGACCCTTGAAGGTAGTGTGGGTTAA
- a CDS encoding HesB/IscA family protein — MITVSDAAKAYIDKLQGEQPDSKGKFIRVGVRGGGCSGLEYQLEFDSEKRPDDQVFEDKGVTVLVDRKSLLYLFGTELDYSGGLNGKGLFFNNPNATRTCSCGESFAV, encoded by the coding sequence ATGATTACCGTTTCTGATGCAGCAAAGGCCTATATTGACAAGTTACAAGGAGAACAGCCTGATAGTAAGGGTAAGTTTATCCGCGTAGGGGTACGTGGCGGAGGTTGTTCCGGCCTGGAATATCAGCTCGAATTTGACAGTGAAAAAAGGCCGGATGATCAGGTATTTGAGGATAAAGGGGTTACGGTTCTGGTGGATCGAAAAAGCCTGTTGTATTTATTCGGAACTGAATTGGATTATTCAGGCGGCCTGAATGGAAAAGGACTTTTTTTCAATAATCCGAATGCGACCAGAACCTGCAGCTGCGGCGAGAGTTTCGCAGTGTAG
- a CDS encoding Gfo/Idh/MocA family protein, with amino-acid sequence MNTTRRNFVKAVAVTTAGAAVLPGHLFARPKKANEKVRLAFIGVGLRGESHVALACNRDDVEIVALSDINAQMMDRAKSIIQKAGRPMPQIILGDKTAYKKVFEIKDLDAVIIATPWEWHCPMILDAIAAGVKYVGTEVMLGITLEDHWKVVRAAEASGAHVMMLENVCYRRDVMAVMNMVRQNVFGELVHLQGGYQHNLRSVLFTKDKSGDYIFGEKAFSEAQWRTAHSVHRNGDLYPTHGIGPCAMMIDINRGNRFISLSSFDSKARGLHKYTVDKNGEKGTGTKVRFKCGDMITTNIKCANGETILLQHDTFVARPYSLGFRVQGTEGLWMDVSNTIYVNGVSPNYDTWDKADEWLKKYDHPLWQKYGEDSKGAGHGGMDFFVIHAFVESIKRGTATPMDVYDAAAWSAITPLSERSIELGNATVEFPDFTSGNWMLRKQDFALDNSY; translated from the coding sequence ATGAATACTACCAGAAGAAACTTTGTTAAGGCAGTCGCTGTTACAACGGCTGGAGCTGCTGTATTACCGGGACACTTATTTGCCCGCCCCAAAAAAGCCAATGAGAAAGTAAGACTGGCCTTTATCGGTGTCGGCCTTAGGGGAGAGAGCCATGTGGCACTTGCCTGCAACAGGGACGATGTTGAAATCGTTGCTTTGTCTGATATTAATGCTCAGATGATGGACAGAGCTAAAAGTATTATCCAGAAAGCAGGCAGACCAATGCCGCAGATTATATTAGGAGATAAGACTGCATACAAAAAAGTCTTTGAAATTAAAGACCTTGACGCTGTTATCATCGCTACGCCCTGGGAATGGCATTGTCCAATGATCCTGGACGCTATCGCAGCAGGCGTCAAATATGTAGGTACTGAAGTGATGCTGGGAATTACGCTGGAAGATCACTGGAAAGTGGTTCGGGCAGCTGAAGCTTCTGGTGCGCATGTCATGATGTTAGAAAATGTTTGTTACCGCCGGGATGTCATGGCGGTCATGAATATGGTCCGTCAGAATGTTTTCGGTGAATTAGTGCACTTGCAAGGGGGCTATCAGCATAATCTGCGCTCAGTGCTGTTTACCAAGGACAAGAGTGGCGATTATATTTTCGGAGAAAAGGCTTTTTCTGAAGCACAATGGAGGACGGCACATTCTGTTCACCGCAATGGAGACTTGTATCCTACACATGGTATCGGACCCTGTGCAATGATGATCGATATTAACAGAGGAAACCGTTTCATATCCCTTTCCAGTTTTGATTCGAAGGCACGGGGATTGCATAAATATACGGTAGACAAGAACGGTGAAAAAGGGACGGGGACCAAAGTGCGTTTCAAATGCGGAGATATGATCACGACCAATATTAAATGTGCAAACGGAGAGACGATCCTGTTGCAGCATGATACCTTTGTCGCACGCCCTTATTCTCTTGGATTCAGGGTACAGGGCACTGAAGGTCTGTGGATGGATGTCAGCAACACGATCTATGTGAACGGGGTGTCTCCAAATTATGACACCTGGGATAAAGCAGATGAGTGGCTGAAAAAATATGACCATCCACTATGGCAAAAATATGGTGAAGACTCTAAAGGGGCCGGGCATGGCGGTATGGATTTTTTCGTTATTCATGCGTTTGTAGAATCGATCAAAAGAGGCACTGCTACACCCATGGATGTCTATGACGCAGCGGCCTGGAGTGCAATTACGCCGCTTAGTGAAAGATCTATTGAATTGGGGAATGCTACAGTAGAGTTTCCGGATTTTACCAGTGGCAACTGGATGTTGCGCAAACAGGATTTTGCTTTAGACAATAGTTATTAA
- a CDS encoding RNA polymerase sigma factor, producing the protein MILDDGELLRLFRQETTRESAFTDIIKKYQEKLYWHIRRMVVSHDDANDVLQNVFIKVWKALDGFREDSQLYTWLYRIATNESLTFLEQQKRKGSVSFDDVESGLSNKIKADDGFDAKKLEWKLQLAIQQLPEKQRLVFNLRYYDEMPYEQMSRVLDTSEGALKASYHHAAKKIEEFIRNSD; encoded by the coding sequence ATGATTTTAGACGACGGTGAGCTTTTAAGGCTTTTCAGGCAGGAAACAACCCGGGAAAGTGCTTTTACTGATATAATTAAAAAATATCAGGAAAAACTTTATTGGCATATCCGCCGCATGGTGGTTAGCCATGATGACGCCAATGATGTTTTGCAAAATGTTTTTATCAAGGTCTGGAAGGCCCTGGATGGATTCAGGGAGGATAGCCAGCTCTATACTTGGTTGTACCGGATTGCCACAAACGAATCCCTTACTTTTTTGGAACAACAGAAAAGGAAGGGGTCGGTGAGTTTTGATGATGTCGAGAGCGGCCTTTCCAATAAGATCAAAGCCGATGATGGTTTTGATGCCAAAAAACTGGAATGGAAATTGCAGTTGGCCATCCAACAACTCCCAGAAAAGCAAAGACTTGTGTTCAATTTACGGTATTATGATGAAATGCCCTATGAGCAAATGAGCCGGGTACTGGATACCAGCGAAGGTGCGCTAAAGGCCAGCTATCACCATGCGGCAAAAAAAATAGAGGAATTTATCAGAAATAGCGATTAA
- a CDS encoding BamA/TamA family outer membrane protein, with the protein MHIKPSSRYMLAVQLWVAGLIMGMSACVTVKNPPVGQPFVYDSKIELKSDNLSKEEAKLLKTNLAEFWVDSLRPPKVQRYFVAYRIVSPPVFDTAGIEKSIQFMDSYMNSAGYYQATFKDSVRVDSTSAPGQKRVTVTMYVDPNKAMIIDSLGYGLADTALQRIAMDRREASAIVPHKTKFTKENIATELDRLVKNYRNLGYYRISRNNLIAETDTTDAALLKLTLDPFEQAIKMAQAAARTRENPSAVVIVKERPPEDTTLVSSRARDFVRYRVGHINFFPETASTEIPDSILRNLHAFSDVFETRRRHVSIYNKEGKFIPKPMLSHLYMREGDYYSDTSFYKTINNLSAIGAWQQVDYRNFLHGDSVDMNFFLVPAVKQNVTVDLEGSWNTGDFVSSSNMFGLALNLTHRNRNVWKRAIQSLTNLRTGVELNLGQSNSYSNRLLQTLQIAGSHSYSFPRFIAPFRLRSRNLDAIRTVVSVNGSYTDRKDYFQFRSFVTNWGYEWKKGNASWQYRPINFELYSLDVKEGLVQAMEYNPYLKNAFNTGTVLSQQLNYNVSYPNTRFPGNNYFRVGVEESGTLFGLIPALRDQIYRYFRVEGEYIKHFDFAKTQLALRGFAGVGVNYRGKEDKFGGGLPFYKQFIAGGPNSMRAWGLRQLGLGSNLQSDTSSTFRDRYGDMQLEVNLEYRYPIFSIGGVKFNGAVFTDIGNIWNVRKDESLPDAEFSIGRLGKDLAIALGTGIRMDFNFVVIRVDFGLKLKDPARLKNNGWMSIRHFTWRNKEFEDVTADNPITHKPLVRNNYGIQLGIGLPF; encoded by the coding sequence ATGCATATTAAGCCCTCATCCCGTTACATGCTGGCTGTCCAACTCTGGGTAGCAGGGTTGATTATGGGGATGAGCGCCTGTGTGACGGTTAAAAATCCACCCGTTGGTCAGCCATTTGTCTACGACTCAAAAATAGAATTAAAAAGCGATAATCTTTCCAAAGAAGAGGCCAAACTCCTTAAGACAAACCTTGCTGAGTTTTGGGTAGACAGCCTCAGACCTCCTAAAGTACAGCGTTACTTTGTGGCGTACAGGATTGTTTCTCCACCGGTATTTGATACCGCCGGCATTGAAAAGTCTATTCAATTTATGGATAGCTATATGAATTCGGCCGGATATTATCAAGCGACCTTTAAAGATAGCGTCCGGGTCGATAGTACTTCTGCTCCGGGGCAGAAGAGAGTTACCGTGACAATGTATGTCGATCCCAATAAAGCAATGATCATTGATTCTCTGGGCTATGGACTGGCAGATACTGCCCTTCAACGAATTGCAATGGATAGGAGGGAGGCTTCTGCTATTGTCCCGCATAAGACAAAATTTACAAAAGAAAATATAGCTACAGAACTGGACCGCTTGGTCAAGAACTACCGCAATCTCGGATATTACAGAATTTCCAGGAATAACCTGATTGCCGAGACCGATACCACAGATGCGGCGCTCTTAAAACTAACGCTGGATCCGTTTGAACAAGCCATTAAAATGGCGCAGGCTGCGGCGAGAACCCGGGAAAACCCCTCTGCCGTCGTGATCGTCAAAGAAAGACCGCCCGAAGACACGACGCTTGTTAGTTCAAGGGCAAGGGATTTTGTGCGCTATAGGGTTGGACATATCAATTTTTTCCCTGAAACGGCCTCCACTGAGATTCCGGATTCTATTTTAAGGAATCTGCATGCATTTTCCGATGTTTTCGAGACCAGAAGGCGACATGTTTCCATTTATAATAAGGAAGGTAAGTTTATTCCAAAACCGATGCTTAGTCATTTATATATGCGGGAGGGGGATTACTACAGTGACACCAGCTTTTATAAGACTATTAATAATCTGAGCGCCATTGGCGCCTGGCAACAAGTGGATTATCGGAATTTTTTGCATGGAGATTCGGTGGACATGAACTTTTTTCTGGTGCCTGCCGTTAAACAAAATGTTACGGTGGATCTGGAAGGTAGCTGGAATACGGGAGATTTTGTATCTTCTTCCAATATGTTTGGATTAGCCCTTAACCTGACTCATCGCAATAGAAACGTCTGGAAAAGGGCGATTCAGTCATTGACTAATCTGAGGACCGGAGTAGAGCTGAATCTCGGCCAGTCCAACAGTTATTCCAACAGGTTATTGCAGACGCTGCAGATCGCGGGGTCACATTCTTACTCCTTTCCGCGCTTTATCGCTCCATTTCGCTTACGAAGCCGTAATCTGGATGCCATTCGCACCGTAGTCTCGGTCAATGGCAGTTATACCGACCGTAAGGATTATTTTCAATTCCGGTCCTTTGTGACCAACTGGGGGTACGAATGGAAAAAGGGTAATGCTTCGTGGCAATATAGGCCTATTAATTTTGAGCTATACTCACTGGATGTAAAAGAAGGGTTAGTGCAGGCTATGGAATACAATCCTTATCTTAAGAACGCCTTTAATACAGGTACAGTGCTCAGCCAACAGCTTAACTATAATGTCAGTTATCCTAATACACGCTTTCCGGGAAATAACTATTTTAGAGTCGGTGTAGAGGAATCGGGAACATTATTTGGATTAATCCCCGCGTTACGGGATCAGATTTACCGGTATTTTCGGGTTGAAGGGGAGTATATCAAACATTTTGATTTTGCTAAAACCCAATTAGCGCTCCGGGGTTTTGCAGGCGTAGGAGTTAATTATAGAGGGAAAGAAGACAAATTTGGAGGTGGCCTACCTTTTTATAAGCAATTTATTGCCGGTGGTCCTAATAGTATGCGTGCATGGGGACTAAGGCAACTTGGGCTTGGCTCCAATCTACAAAGTGACACGTCCAGTACATTCAGGGACCGTTATGGAGATATGCAACTAGAAGTAAATCTGGAATACAGATATCCTATATTTTCCATTGGTGGGGTTAAATTCAATGGGGCTGTCTTTACTGATATAGGTAATATTTGGAATGTACGCAAAGATGAAAGCTTGCCTGATGCAGAATTCAGTATTGGCCGGTTGGGCAAGGATCTGGCCATTGCTTTAGGAACCGGTATACGGATGGATTTTAATTTTGTTGTGATCCGGGTTGATTTCGGTCTAAAACTCAAGGACCCGGCGAGGCTAAAAAATAACGGTTGGATGAGCATCCGTCATTTTACCTGGCGTAATAAAGAGTTTGAAGACGTTACGGCAGATAACCCTATTACGCATAAGCCATTGGTTCGCAATAATTACGGCATACAGCTGGGGATCGGCCTACCTTTCTAA
- a CDS encoding phosphotransferase enzyme family protein: MIESSVKEAFNFPEPLEMEKLSTGLINHTYKTTFPDGQVFLLQSINTNVFNDPDRLQQNYVKIQQHFLEEDSYKLPGILRTRDGGLLYKGKNHVWRCFEYIKNTYSPMVSSTPEEAWLVASCFGNFSAKLSNLDPLKIRTVLPGFHDLALRFSQFTTALKGAPQSRKDAADRLIGQALKHEYLVDFYIKVQASPKKFPLHILHHDCKIANILFRSEDNKIYSPIDLDTTQPGLFFSDIGDMVRSMVPNFPENHAQANELVIRGDFYEAIRAGYLESMHAYLSTEEMEQIDMTGKVIVYMQALRFLTDYLNQDIYYQISYPEQNLDRAANQFQLLQLLIQYVEGHSRSKRHVYTPNS, from the coding sequence ATGATAGAATCATCGGTTAAAGAGGCATTTAACTTTCCAGAGCCATTAGAAATGGAAAAGTTGTCTACAGGACTTATCAATCATACCTATAAAACGACTTTTCCCGATGGCCAGGTATTTTTACTACAGAGCATTAACACGAACGTTTTTAACGATCCGGATCGACTACAGCAAAACTATGTGAAGATACAGCAACATTTTCTGGAAGAAGATAGCTATAAACTACCGGGCATTTTAAGGACCCGGGATGGAGGGCTGCTGTATAAAGGAAAGAATCATGTCTGGAGATGTTTTGAATATATAAAGAACACCTATAGCCCGATGGTTTCCTCCACACCAGAGGAAGCTTGGCTGGTTGCTTCTTGTTTTGGCAATTTTTCTGCAAAATTGTCTAATCTGGATCCTTTAAAGATTCGGACCGTTTTACCTGGATTTCATGACCTGGCACTTCGTTTCAGTCAGTTTACGACGGCATTGAAAGGTGCTCCACAGAGCCGAAAGGATGCCGCAGATCGTTTAATAGGACAAGCGCTGAAGCATGAATATTTAGTCGATTTTTATATAAAAGTACAGGCCAGCCCCAAAAAATTTCCGTTGCATATCCTGCATCATGATTGTAAAATTGCTAATATCCTCTTTAGAAGCGAGGATAATAAGATTTACAGTCCGATCGATCTGGATACTACACAACCAGGGTTATTCTTCTCGGATATCGGAGATATGGTCCGTTCTATGGTGCCTAATTTTCCTGAAAATCATGCGCAGGCAAATGAACTGGTCATCAGAGGAGACTTCTATGAGGCGATCAGGGCAGGATATCTGGAGTCCATGCATGCTTACCTGAGCACAGAGGAAATGGAGCAGATAGATATGACTGGAAAAGTGATTGTCTACATGCAGGCACTGCGGTTTTTGACGGATTATCTGAATCAAGATATCTACTATCAGATTAGTTACCCCGAACAAAATCTCGACAGGGCTGCTAATCAGTTTCAATTATTGCAATTACTTATTCAGTATGTAGAGGGGCACAGCCGGTCCAAACGACATGTTTATACGCCGAACAGCTGA